One segment of Sphingomonas qomolangmaensis DNA contains the following:
- a CDS encoding DUF2189 domain-containing protein — MAVTMQSESASPATEIAQVRRIGRADIDWALAEGWRDFKAKRGDLVFLGMIYPAICVIAVFVTFNDSLLPLFFPLVAGLSIAGPAVASGFYELARRREEGVDSNWWHFLDPLKGRSRTPIAMLSLMLAGLFIGWLVAAYAIYTLTFGTDGPMRASELGRIFTTDSGWAMIVIGNLVGLAFAVAAITLSFVAFPMVVDKPVSAASAVAASVAAARRNPGETIGWGLRVAALLALGTIPFGVGLAVVLPWLGYATWHLYTRLVVR, encoded by the coding sequence ATGGCCGTCACGATGCAGTCCGAATCCGCGTCTCCTGCCACCGAAATTGCCCAAGTCCGCCGAATCGGGCGGGCGGATATCGATTGGGCGCTGGCCGAGGGGTGGCGAGACTTCAAGGCAAAGCGCGGCGATCTGGTGTTCCTCGGCATGATCTATCCGGCGATCTGTGTGATTGCCGTGTTCGTGACCTTCAATGATTCGCTGCTGCCGTTGTTCTTTCCGCTGGTTGCGGGGCTGTCGATCGCAGGGCCGGCGGTCGCCTCGGGCTTTTACGAGCTGGCGCGGCGGCGCGAGGAAGGCGTCGATTCGAACTGGTGGCATTTTCTCGATCCGCTCAAAGGTCGCAGCCGGACGCCGATCGCGATGCTCTCGCTGATGCTGGCGGGGCTCTTCATCGGCTGGCTGGTCGCGGCCTATGCGATCTACACGCTCACCTTCGGCACCGACGGGCCGATGCGCGCCAGCGAGCTCGGACGCATCTTCACCACCGATTCGGGCTGGGCGATGATCGTCATCGGCAATCTGGTCGGCCTGGCGTTCGCGGTGGCCGCGATCACCCTGTCGTTCGTTGCCTTCCCGATGGTGGTCGACAAGCCCGTGTCGGCGGCGAGCGCGGTCGCGGCCTCGGTCGCCGCCGCGCGGCGCAATCCGGGCGAGACGATCGGCTGGGGGCTGCGCGTCGCCGCGCTGCTCGCGTTGGGGACGATTCCGTTCGGGGTCGGGCTTGCGGTGGTGTTGCCGTGGCTCGGCTACGCGACCTGGCATCTGTACACGCGGCTGGTGGTTCGGTGA